One window of the Maylandia zebra isolate NMK-2024a linkage group LG19, Mzebra_GT3a, whole genome shotgun sequence genome contains the following:
- the LOC101485583 gene encoding beta-1,4-galactosyltransferase galt-1 codes for MDAAKSLKKKLALPLIVALIFILLFNVNLPNNNNKSIPKPSGPAGVCSLGISEQTITPLKNTKHLLVSAYVDQRVKDLDIRIIGIFKRDSIQPLHCVFCCTNVLSKTTPATILQHSDHFGFPFTTTDVMCQIPQNCKATRVTLLTTPDKESASDSTWLPIRNQKSDRQKEENMKFDFTVCISNLFGDYNNVLQFAETLEMYRLLGVNRVVIYNTSCGPELDRLLQNYSQEGFVEMVPWPIDKHLNPSRGWLHSEHGGDVHYFGQLTTLNECIYRSMERSRYVLLNDIDEIIMPYQHKDLMSLMNTLQNQNPNTGVFLIENHTYPKKTFNQNKWGPLPQWNGVPGFDIMVHIYREEPNRNIYHPHKLIVQPRAVQQTSVHDVLMMSATKFKVPPDVCRIIHSPIRTPTDPPLDRLHVDTRLWDFKDKLLPNVIKVLRRAELLRSETQN; via the exons ATGGATGCAGCAAAATCTCTCAAAAAGAAGCTGGCTCTCCCCTTGATTGTTGCATTAATCTTCATTCTTCTATTCAATGTGAATttgccaaacaacaacaacaaatccaTCCCAAAACCATCTGGGCCTGCGGGTGTTTGCTCCTTGGGAATATCTGAGCAGACCATCACCCCGCTCAAAAATACCAAGCACTTACTGGTGTCAGCATACGTGGACCAGAGAGTGAAGGATTTGGATATACGCATCATTGGCATATTTAAGAGAGACTCCATACAGCCCCTTCACTGCGTTTTTTGCTGCACAAATGTTTTAAGTAAAACCACTCCAGCAACAATTTTACAACATTCTGATCACTTTGGTTTTCCCTTCACCACTACGGACGTCATGTGTCAGATTCCTCAGAACTGCAAAGCTACACGTGTCACTCTCTTGACTACACCAGACAAAGAAAGTGCATCTGACTCTACCTGGCTTCCTATAAGAAACCAAAAGAGCGACAGgcaaaaggaagaaaacatgAAGTTTGACTTCACAGTCTGCATCTCTAATCTGTTTGGCGACTACAACAATGTGCTTCAGTTTGCAGAGACTCTGGAAATGTACAG GTTGCTGGGTGTGAACAGAGTGGTGATCTATAACACCAGCTGTGGTCCAGAGCTCGACCGCCTGTTGCAGAATTATAGCCAGGAGGGCTTTGTGGAAATGGTTCCTTGGCCCATTGACAAGCATCTGAATCCATCTCGTGGCTGGCTTCACTCAGAGCACGGAGGAGACGTGCACTACTTTGGCCAGCTGACCACACTTAATGAGTGCATTTACAGATCAATGGAGCGTTCCCGCTACGTCCTGTTAAATGACATTGATGAGATTATAATGCCATACCAGCACAAAGATCTGATGTCTTTGATGAACACGCTCCAAAATCAGAAtccaaat ACAGGAGTATTTCTCATTGAGAACCACACCTATCCCAAGAAGACttttaatcaaaataaatgGGGACCCCTGCCTCAATGGAATGGGGTGCCAGGCTTTGATATTATGGTGCATATCTACAGAGAGGAGCCTAACAGAAATATTTACCATCCACACAAGTTAATAGTTCAGCCAAG AGCAGTgcagcagacctcagtgcatgaTGTGCTTATGATGTCTGCAACAAAGTTCAAGGTTCCACCAGACGTCTGTCGGATCATTCACTCGCCAATCAGGACTCCGACCGATCCACCACTTGATCGGCTTCATGTGGACACCCGACTGTGGGACTTTAAAGACAAACTGCTCCCCAATGTGATCAAGGTGCTGCGGAGAGCAGAACTGCTGAGATCAGAGACGCAAAACTGA